The sequence below is a genomic window from Sulfuracidifex metallicus DSM 6482 = JCM 9184.
AGAGAACACGCCAAATATATGGAAAAAGGAAGATAAAGTAAAAAGTAAAAAAAGAAGAAGATATAAATAGAAAGGAAAGGAGATATCTCAACTAGCTGAGATATACGTACTGAACTCTCCTATATCTCCAGGAAAGCCTCAATAAGGTTTTCCCGTTCCTCCATTTCCTTTAAACAATTGTCGTAGCCTAATAACAAAGCTCAGGAGGTGAGCGTCAAAGGAGTTGGCTGGCTTAAACGTGATTGGATTGGGGTAACTGTCCAGATCTGCCACGTAGGTGTAGTCAACTCTTCCTCTCCCCGTGAAGTTCCTGTCCTTGTATATCCTCATAGATCTGACCTTGTAGTTCTCAGCCAATATGGTGAGAAACCAGAAAGGTTCATCCACGTCTATTTGGTAGGTTCTATTTACACTACCATAGATCTTTAGTCTATTCCCGTGAATAGAGAGCAAGTCCCCCTTTGCCATGTTTATCTCGTCCTCGATTCTACCTACGTATCTCGTCCCTAGAAGCACCCCGAGTTTTACTTGATATGATGAATGCATGCAATGTATTTATATTCTTGTCCGGTTTTCAGAGTGAGATCGCACTTATTATAAGGCTGGATATTACATATGCTATTGAGCCAAAGTAAAGTCCCAGTGTCAGGAAAAACAAGTAATAGAGCATTGTTGCTACCAAGTCCAACCAAAGACCGTCCGCTAAGCCGACTCCTCCCACTATTCCCCCGCCTGCAACGTCCAACTTCCTTCCCTTCAGCGTATCCACTATAACGTTACCCACGGTCTCAGGGAGAAATATAACTGAGAAGTTCAGCTTGTTTGGATAAGGCAGATATCCCACGTAATGGGAAATCGCGTACCATACCAAGATAGTCACCAATGGGAAGAGAAAGACAGCGAAGTTTGACGTTACAACTCCACCTGCAATTCCCTTTTTGGTGTAAACCACAACGACTCTCATTGTGACTCCGTAATAGAGCAGAGCTATACCAAGAACCAGGACGGGAAGGATGAGGCCAGTCTTCAAAATTGCGTCTCCAGTTAGGAACCCTGCAGTGGCTAAGAGTCCTATCAACGACAAATTGAAGCTTGTTCCATACTCCTTACCTACGGCGAAGAACGAAAGAAGGTATGAAAAAAGGAAGAAAGGAATCACCTCATCCGCCAGACGATCCAGCTTGAAAAAGTGGGAAAGAAGAAAGAATGAAACGTAAACCACTGTAGCACTCCACATCTGTAGTGAAGGCAATCCGTGGGTTTCCTGTTTCACTCTGTTTAACCTAACCAAGGACGTTATTGCAGAGCCAACTATAGCGTATAGTAGAGGGGAAGCTACGTAAGTGAGTAGCCCTAGATGATAAGGGAAAAATGGAGTATAACCTAGAAAGAACTCGCTCACGAAGAAAGCCCAGAACCAGGAGAGGAAGTATTTCACTGGCTCCTCGCCATCGAGGTAGGCTTGGGATATCAGCGAGATTAAGAGTGAACCAATTCCAACCTCTAAAACTTGGTCAAGAGGTTCGCCGAAGTTGAGGAAGTGTACCTTGGTTACAGCAACTGCAACAATTAACGCTGTAACGGCGAAGAGAGCCATCCTCGCCTCGTGACTGTAAAACCTCACATTAATAATGATTTTTCCTAGTCTTTTAACTCTAGGGGTTATCAAGCTAACTTCTTGACCGTAAGAAAGAGGGGAAGTTGAATTGAGACCTAGAAAGTGCTAACTAATAAGACATGATTATAAGTAAGACCTACTTCTTTGAGAAGTTTTGATTCTAATATAAGTTAATAATAAAGAAAGGATAAAAAAGAGAAAAAAACGAAAAGAAAGTAAGAAACTACTGTTAGGTAAGGTCAGAGAGACATAAGATAAGAAGGATCTAACATTCAATGACAGAAGTCTAAAATAAGTTATAGAGTACTAAAAGCCTTGCCTTTTATGGCGAGTATGAAGTCGGTTTGAGTTATGAATTCTTTGACACTATAAATACATATAAAAATAACTATATTTTCTAAAACTAAAGATCAAAGTTAAACAATGCGGAGAACTTGGCGGTATTAGTCCTATGTCCTAAGACCATCATTCAAATAACTTAAGGAAAAGCTATAGCATATAAAATATTTGGAATTTTTACAAAAATATGTAAAGAAAGATTTTAACAAATAGTTTTATTGTATCTTAAAATCTCTATTAGTAGTCTACAATGTTTATAGGACATTTCGGAATAGCTTTTATTCTAGGCTATTTTTCCCTTCCATACCTTTATGGGTATTTTTAACAGCGGTAAGTTTTCCAGATTTATTATGGCCAGTTTTAGTTCTAATTGGAAAAGAAAAAGTACTTATAAATAAGGAAGATCCTTTCATGAGTAACGTTAAGTTTGAAAGCTATCCTTAATTCTCACTCTCTTATATTGTCTTCCTTATTTTATGCAATGCCAGCAGCAATTTTCTCTATAGTACTTGAAAATGCTCTTATATTTCCATTATTTTTGATTGGAACTACATCGCATTGGTTTCTTGATTACTTTTACCATATGCATGACATGCCGGTGAAAGGTTTCGGTAAAGACAAGAAAGTAGGATTAAGTATGTGGAAGAACGGAACTATAGCGTTTTTTGTGGAGCTGATATTTTATATTGTAACTGTTATTTTATTTTTACCAAAAAATTTTATGATACCAGCTATCATTTTAGGTTTAATATTTCATTTAGCTAATTCCAACTCATTTTTTTGGATATATAAAGAAAAACTCGTTTGGAGGATATAAAACAAATGCTATAATAGTTTTTTTAGGCTATTTTCTCTTTATTCTGATAGGTGGAATATATATTTAATATTTCATTTTTTAAATATAAATATAAAAAATATCTTAGATTGTATTCCTTAGTTTTATTTTATATAGACTATATTTAATAGTGAATTGATATTCTCAGTATTTGTCTTCGTGTTTATTCTAGTATTGTAAGAGATATTCTTCTTTAAAGTGTTCCGCATTTGCAGGGTCTTTTGGAAAAATGGTAATGTGTCTGAGCTAAAAGAATGCGAATATCATTGTTTGATGAATAGACAAGAGGTAGATATAAGGGTAAAGCAAGAAATGCGTAATTTTTGTCTTTATTTAAAAATAAGAAAAAAGTTATCACAAGAGTCATGAAAAAGGGGAAAAGATACAGCGCATGTAAACGATCACGTCTACATGACCTCTACCCTAATAACTTAAGTTTCATCCAAATTCCTCGTTTAACCAACTAGACCATTTATTAGTTGTCGCACCTTTTTTCTCTGTAGCATGAAAATTGCAATCATAGGAGCGGGAAACATAGGATCTTCTCTAGCGCTTGGGATCAGGGGAAAATATCAAGTTGTAGTCACCGCTAAGTCAGAGAAGACCGTTTCTATATTGAGAGAAAGAGGTTTTCAAGTAATGAAGAACAGAGACGCAGTATCGTGGGCTGACGTAGTAGTCTTGAGCGTGAAGCCCTTTCAACTGAGGGATGTCTTAAGGGAAACGTATGATTTGATGAGCGAAAAAACTCTCATCTCTGTAATTGCTGGAGTGAGGATCGAATCGTTAAAGAGGATAACCGGTTCCAAGCGTGTGTTTAGGGCTATGCCTAACTTGGGCATATCAATAAAGAAATCCGTTACTGCCCTCTCTGGCGACGAAATAGAGGAAAATGTAGAGGAAATTTTCTCCATGGTTGGAAAGACTTTCTGGATTGATGAAAGATCATTTGATGCATGGACCGCACTTGTTGGTAGCGGTCCCGGAATTTTGGCTGAATTGATTGACGGTTTAATGTTGGGAGGAGTTAAAGCTGGGCTAAAACCTTCAGTTTCCCTTTCCGCATTATTGGACACGCTAGAAGTTACCCTTGAGTTGTTGAGGAAAGAAAGTCCCTCAAGCCTAAGAGATAAGGTAGCTACTCCAGGGGGAACCACAATTGAAGCCATATACACGATGGAGTACGAGAAGGTTAAGGGAGGTCTAATTAAGGCTATATATGATGCGTCAAGACGCTCTAAGGAGATTTCCGAGGAGTTAGAGATGTCTCTACAACACTAACGATCTCCTTATATTATTTTTTATCCATGTGGAGACGGAAAGCTTTCCGTAAATCACTGAATTCACATGACTTGAGAAAGCTCATGAGCATTTTGCACTTAACGTATTTTCCCCCTCTATTTTCTCATTTTTTAGATAAAAAAATAAATATTAACTTGTATATATGAATTATAATAAATGCTTCATTTTATTGGAGTTAAATCTGAGGAAAAAGAATATATATTTACATATTAATGTTTTTATACATAAGCGTTGAAGCTTCAATATTTTTATAGCTAAAGTGCTATCTTTAACTTCTCGGAATTGTTGCTTACACGCAAGAGTTGGACTTTATTGAAAAATAAAGTCTATTTGTTATTAAATGAGCTATGATGTATATTATATAAACGTACGAGCACGTTCTCAGTTTCTTCTTTATGTCAAAAAGAAACGTTCCTATAATAACCCCCTACCTTTAACATTGGTTATTAAATTTAGCGTAAAGGTACTTCGGAAAAGACTTATAATATAATCTTCGTAACATCATTTATGAAAACTAGCATACTAATTGGTATAATTGCCATTGTGCTTATTGTTGTTGCTGCTGGTGCTGCACTTTATGTTTATACTAGTCACCCTTCAACCTCTACATCTAGCTCTACGTCTATGATAGTTCCTTCTACAACTTCAACTACAACTTCAACTAGCTCTACATCAACTTCTACATCATCTACATCAACTTCTACATCAACTTCCTCTAATACTACCCAAGTATTTCCGTCCACTGCAAATTCCTACTACGGTCTATTCTCTCCTTCTAATGCAACTTCAGTAACTGGGATGAACAAATTCTACGTATTATCTTACCTAGAAATAGAGAACCTCAACACGCTCAAGGTAGGATCTACTGTAGGCGGCTCCAGTATTTCATCCGCAATGTTTCCATCTGGAATTCCAACGTCCAAGTTTGCTTACATAATTAATATGTCAGCTCCAGTTTACATGGAAGTGTTGGCACATAACTCAACTACGTATATGCTGCTATCCGCATTTAATTACAATACTACCAAGGGAGAGTCGTCTGCCATGCTGATAAGCGGTATCCTAGGTTCAATATTGAAGAACGCATCCTCAGGTTATTATAACGGTTTACAGTACGTCTACGGTTACTATAATGCAAGTTCGAACCATAATTTCATGGGCAATATATCAATGATGAAATCAAAAGCTGTTCTCGGTATAGCCTTCGGTTACCTTAGCAATGGAAGGGCATTCTTTGTAGTTGCAGCAGGTACTCAGAACGTTTCAAACACGGCATTCTCTACCCTTAAAATGTTAGCCTTGATAGACTCAGGAAAGATTCCATCTCCGCCTAAGCAGCTGGTTAGCACGGCTTTTCCCACGATAGAGTACGGATATCTCAACGCTACTTTACTACGCAATATTGCAATGTCAATAAACTACACTACTAACACAACCTATAACGTACACAACGTAAGCTTCAATATGAACGTAACTTTCCTGAAATATCTAAAGTACGTTAACTTTACCTCAGCATCTGAGCTCGTTTCTGCTCAAGTAATGACAACTTCTTCTCATCATCCATCTGTTCAATTTATATCCCTAGCAGTAGCTAACACGACTAACGGAACAGCAATAACTAACTTGATAGACTTATTATCAACTCATGTTAATGGGACAATTTACTTCAACGGAACTAGCAATGGTGCACGACTATTAATAGTATATCTACCACATTCCAATCTTACATATGCCGTCGCATCATACGATAACTTTGCAATCACTGCAGCATACTATTCAAAGGTTGATGAAGGAGCCTATCTGATGGACTTAATACAGAGTGAGGTTAGCCTACTATCATAAACTTAACTTACAAAATTTTTGTTTAGTTAGTTTTAAAGACTTAATTATCTCATTTTTTTAAAAAATTGATAAGTAATAAATCTAAAGAGCTAATTGCATTGAGGAGTCTATTTAATCCTATGGTGTCATGAAAAATTTTTCGTCTCCTATTAATGACTTCATTATATACCTTCCTGATCTCACCTTACGTAACCTTAAATCATCGTACGATCATCTTTTAACCATGTTTCTCATATTTTCTTCATGGTAGAGGTTTCATCTTATGAAATAAATCTCTCTTTTAAGGAGTTACACTATCAAGGGACAGTTAAGATAACCCTTTCAACCGATGAGGACCTTTTTCTGGACTCGGTTAATCATGATGTTAAATCAGTGAAGGCTGATGGAAGAGAACTACCCTTTTCAAGGGAAGGGGATATAATCCACATTAAGACTGGAAAGTTCAGCGGTACCTTAGAGGTACAGTTTGAGGCTGACGTGGATCAGGACGGGATAGTTGGAATCTATAAAGCTCCCTATGAAGGGGGTTACATGATTTCAACGCAGTTTGAAGCCAACTATGCAA
It includes:
- the proC gene encoding pyrroline-5-carboxylate reductase; amino-acid sequence: MKIAIIGAGNIGSSLALGIRGKYQVVVTAKSEKTVSILRERGFQVMKNRDAVSWADVVVLSVKPFQLRDVLRETYDLMSEKTLISVIAGVRIESLKRITGSKRVFRAMPNLGISIKKSVTALSGDEIEENVEEIFSMVGKTFWIDERSFDAWTALVGSGPGILAELIDGLMLGGVKAGLKPSVSLSALLDTLEVTLELLRKESPSSLRDKVATPGGTTIEAIYTMEYEKVKGGLIKAIYDASRRSKEISEELEMSLQH